The Pectobacterium parmentieri genome segment CCCAGCAGACAAACGTGACGCCGGACGACCTCTTGCGCTTTCCACTCGCCTCCCCTTTTATGCCTGTCGGCATGCGCAAAATTCTGGCCGCCCTGACGCGTCAGCCCGACTATCGCCCGCAAATCCAGTGTGATCATATCTATTCTGTCTTCAGCATCCTGCGACATACGCAGGCCATCAGCTTCGCCAGCGAAGATGGCTTTGCGCTAGGACGATTAAGCCATCAGTTGGTCGAAATTCCACTAACGGGCACCCCACCGGAATGGGGACACATGCAAACCCGCTTCGGGATTGTCACCTGTTTGCAAAGAACGCTGCCCCCGTTAGCCGAACTGATGATCGAAACCTTACTGGCGCAAGACAGGCTGCGCTCACCGGTTCCGGCACTACCGACCCTGTGAGCACTTGTGATTATTTGGTCGGATTACCGCTGGCGTCATACACTGGCCAATTTGACTCCAGCCCTTTGGCCTTCAATGCCCGATCGGCAAACTCACCAGCAAACCAGTCGCTGGCTGAAAACGTGCTGCGAATCAGCCCCGCCGATTTCGCTCGATCAATGCTGTCCTGCAAGCTGCTGAGCAGGAACGGATCGAGACGCGGCGAGCTTTGGAAGGGGAGATCTTCCACTTTCAGTTCTTCCTGAAAGATTGCCTGCGGAATCTGGCTCTGTTCGGACATCAGTGCAGTGTATTCCGGCAGGTGCTGTGCATCGCCGATCCATTGCGCATTATCCACCAGTACATTCACCAGTTGCTGCGTCGTGCCCGGATAGCGATCGATAAAATCCTGCGTCGCCAGCACCGCAGCCTGCGTGGTATTTGCCCAACCTAGCGCCCGGCTGGTGGTGACAATATTGATGCCCTGCTTACGCAGCGCCAGCAGAGAGACACCGCCCCACACCGCATCCACACGTCTGGCGGCCAGCGCGGCTTTGCCCGCCGTCCAGTCCAGGTTGATGACCCGCACATCACGTTCGTTCAGCCCGACGCTTTTAATTGCGCGTTCAAACGACAGTTGATCGGCCGTTCCTTTGTAGACTGCAATCCGCTTGCCGCGTAAATCCTCAATGCGCTGAATACCCGATTCCGGTGTCGCCGCCAGATAGGAATTAGAACCGCGCGATCCCACCAGCACCCGCGTCGGTAGTCCCCCCGCACGGCCAATAATGGCGGCGAGATCGCCCAGATACACCACATCCAATTGCTTGTTTGCCAGCGCTTCATTCACCGCGGGCCCTGCGCCTTTAAAGAACGACCACCGAATTTTGATGCCCTGCGGCTCAAATTCCTTCTCCAACTGTTTTTGAATATGTGCCAACCCCAGCGGCCCGCGGATAAAGGGCTTGCTACCTGCACTTTGGTCTGGCAAACCGATACGAATCTCCGTCGGCTTCTGCGCATCCGGCTCGACGCTCTCGTTCGCCTGCACCGTAGAAACCAGCGCGGCGCTCATCAGTAGCGTAATAGCTAGAATCTTATGCATTCCCTGCCGCCAGCCAGAGTAGGGAGCGATCAAATCTAAAAGGGTAGCGTGCTGCATACGGTTTTCCTCAGTAATCCGTTTTATCTGCCATGAAACTAGCGAACCGTTGGCCTCAGGCTTAAATAACATTTACAGGTTTGCTCAGCGGAAAAAAGCATAAATCAGCGCTGACGGGCTTGGGGTATGCATATGCATTTATTGCACGGCGACCATCGCTTTATTGCATTGGCGTTCAACGCTGAAACCTGTTTTTTATTCCTTATCCATCCAACAGTGATGCTTTCGTGGAATAAAATGAATAAGTCGATAGTGCTGAAAAAAACCGTGATCGTCTGGCCTTCGCTGCCGATAGCGCTGGCCTATCCGTTCGTCGTGCCGCTGGCGTTGCTGGCACTGTGGTATATCAGTACCTACTACGGCTGGATGCCCACCCAGATTCTCCCTGCACCCCATATTGTCGCCAACACCGCCGTCGAGCTTTGGCACAACAATCTTCTGCCACAGCTCTTTATCAGTTTGCAACGCTTGGCGAGCGGCCTGCTGGCCGGTTTACTTGCAGGAACCTTACTGGGTGCGCTGATGGGAGCATCACGCCGCGCCGAACACTTGTTGCACCCGACGGTATATATGCTGGCACAGATCCCAACGCTGGGGTGGATACCTCTGTTTATGGTGCTATTCGGTATTGATGACGCATTGAAGCTCGCGGTCATCATCAAGGCCGTCATTATTCCCGTGACGCTGCATACGCAAACGGGCGTGCGTAATGTGCCGCCTGCGCTACAGGAAGTCGCACGTACTCTGCGCCTGCCGTGGCATCAGCGCCTCATCAAATTAACACTGCCCGCCGCATTCCCGACCTGGCTCACCGGCTTGCGGCTCGCACTCTCACAGGCGTGGGTATCGCTGATCGTAGTCGAACTGCTGGCGTCATCTCAGGGGATTGGCTACCTACTGGTATGGGGACGTCAGCTATTTCAGCTAGACATCGTGTTTGTCTGCATCACCATCATCGGGCTGGCAGGGCTGACGATGGAGTGGGTGATTAACCAACTGGAGAACCGTCTGGTTTTCTGGCCACACCCGCCGCTCGGCCGCTTAACCACCGCGCCGTCTCGCCGTCTGTCGGCACTGATTTTACCCTTTCTGCTTCTGCTGTTCTGGCAGCAGACCAGCCGCTTTAGCTGGATCGATCCGCTCTTGCTTCCTCCGCCCGCCGACGTGTGGCACATGCTGCTACAAGGCATCCATAACGACTCGCTCACCGAGGCGATGCAGGCCAGTCTGACCCGCACGCTCGCCGGTGCGCTATGCGGCATTGTTGCAGGCCTCGTGTGCGGCATCCTACTAGGGCTGAACGCCACCAGCGACGCCCTCTTCACACCGACTATCTCGACGCTGCGCCAGATTGCGCTGTTTGCCTGGCTGCCGCTGCTGACCGCCTGGGTCGGTAACGATGAAACCGGAAAAATCACGTTTGTCGCACTCGCCTCCTTCTTTCCCATGCTAGTGGCCAGCCATCGCGGTATTCGCCAGCGTTCACAAGCCTTACAGGAAGTCGCGCAAGTGTTGCAACTGCGTTTATCAACCCGTCTGCGAGTATTGATCCTGCCGGGCGCAGCGCCTGCGATCTTCGCGGGTTTACGCCTGTCGTTGATTTACGCCTGGCTTGGCACTATCGGTGCAGAATATTTCATGTCATCCGGCACCGGGATCGGCAGCCTGATGATCAACGCCCAACAGTTGTTGGATATGCCTCTGATTATCAGCGGCATGTTGCTGATTGGATTAACTGGCGCGGTGCTCGACCGCGTCGGATTAGGTCTGGAACAGTGGATGACGCGCTGGCGTTCCGCAGGAGAAATCGTATGACGTCCTCTTCCCTTGATGTGTCGCCGCCTGTGGTGCAGTTCGACCATCTGAGCAAACAGTTTCGTGTACAAGGCGAACCGCTGACGGTAATCGATGATTTTTCACTGTCGATTCACAGCGGTGAACTGGTGGCGATTGTCGGCAGCAGCGGTTGCGGAAAATCCACACTGCTGCGCATGTTGGTCGGATTAGACAACGACTATCAGGGCCGCGTGCTGGTTGAAGGAAAAACCGTTCGCGGTATCGGACGCGAGCGCGGCATGGTGTTTCAGGAACCACGCCTGTTTCCATGGCTGACGGTACGGCAAAACATCGCACTCGGGCTGGCGAATGAGTCAATCAGCGAAAAAGAGCGAAAACGCCTGATCGACCACTTTATTCAGCTCGTGCATTTGCAGGATTTTGCCGATGCCCTGCCCGCCCAACTTTCCGGCGGTATGGCACAGCGTGTCGCCATCGCGCGCGGGCTTGTCGCCAATCCCCGTATCCTAATGCTGGATGAACCTTTTGGTGCATTAGATGCGCTGACTCGCCAGCAGATGCAGCAGGAGTTGCGTCGTATTCATCAGGCGGAAGGCACCACGACCCTACTGGTGACGCACGACGTCGAAGAAGCCGTCTACCTCGCTGATCGCGTTGTCGTGCTGGCACCACGGCCGGGGCGTATCCGTCAGATTGCAACCATTTCGCTGCCGCATCCGCGCCAGCGTGACAGCCAAGACTTTCACCAACAGTGCAGCGATCTGCTCGCACTGCTGACTCAGCCTGCCGATACAGCGGCCATTCCTTCTCTCTGAACACGTAAATACTGGAGCACCTTATGGGACACCCTTCCGTCTACCCAACCGGCACAACGATTTACAACCCGGAAAAAGCCTGGGGCGGCTACACCGTCTTTCAGGCGCTGGAGCGCGGTGCAGTGCTGGTGGATATGAACGGCACCGAACTGCGTCTGTGGGAAGGCCTGCACGGCTTCCCCAACAAAATCCTGCCCGGCGGTTACATCCTCGGCCACAGCGGCGAACGTGACTCGCGCTACGGTATGCAAGACATGGTCGATCTGATTCAGGTGGACTGGGATGGCAACGTCGTCTGGAAATTCAACGGCTATGAGCACATTACCGATCCTGATCTCCCACCCGAATGGATGGCGCGTGTCCATCATGATTACCAGCGCAGCGGCAACCCAGTCGGCTACTACGCACCGGGGCAAGAACCGCAGTCGATTGGCGGCAATACGCTACTGCTGGCGCACACCAATCTGCACAATGAACGCATCAGCGACAAACTACTGCTTGATGACACTATCATCGAGGTAGACTGGCAGGGCAACATTTTATGGGAGTGGCGGTGCAGCGACCATTTCGACGAACTGGGCTTTGACGACGACGCAAAAACCGCGCTGTACAACAATCCCAACTTGCGCAAAAGCGGCGGCGGAATGGGGGACTGGATGCATATCAACTCCATGTCGGCGCTTGGCCCCAATCCGTGGTTCGATCAGGGCGATACCCGTTTCCACCCC includes the following:
- a CDS encoding ABC transporter substrate-binding protein; the encoded protein is MQHATLLDLIAPYSGWRQGMHKILAITLLMSAALVSTVQANESVEPDAQKPTEIRIGLPDQSAGSKPFIRGPLGLAHIQKQLEKEFEPQGIKIRWSFFKGAGPAVNEALANKQLDVVYLGDLAAIIGRAGGLPTRVLVGSRGSNSYLAATPESGIQRIEDLRGKRIAVYKGTADQLSFERAIKSVGLNERDVRVINLDWTAGKAALAARRVDAVWGGVSLLALRKQGINIVTTSRALGWANTTQAAVLATQDFIDRYPGTTQQLVNVLVDNAQWIGDAQHLPEYTALMSEQSQIPQAIFQEELKVEDLPFQSSPRLDPFLLSSLQDSIDRAKSAGLIRSTFSASDWFAGEFADRALKAKGLESNWPVYDASGNPTK
- a CDS encoding ABC transporter permease, which translates into the protein MNKSIVLKKTVIVWPSLPIALAYPFVVPLALLALWYISTYYGWMPTQILPAPHIVANTAVELWHNNLLPQLFISLQRLASGLLAGLLAGTLLGALMGASRRAEHLLHPTVYMLAQIPTLGWIPLFMVLFGIDDALKLAVIIKAVIIPVTLHTQTGVRNVPPALQEVARTLRLPWHQRLIKLTLPAAFPTWLTGLRLALSQAWVSLIVVELLASSQGIGYLLVWGRQLFQLDIVFVCITIIGLAGLTMEWVINQLENRLVFWPHPPLGRLTTAPSRRLSALILPFLLLLFWQQTSRFSWIDPLLLPPPADVWHMLLQGIHNDSLTEAMQASLTRTLAGALCGIVAGLVCGILLGLNATSDALFTPTISTLRQIALFAWLPLLTAWVGNDETGKITFVALASFFPMLVASHRGIRQRSQALQEVAQVLQLRLSTRLRVLILPGAAPAIFAGLRLSLIYAWLGTIGAEYFMSSGTGIGSLMINAQQLLDMPLIISGMLLIGLTGAVLDRVGLGLEQWMTRWRSAGEIV
- a CDS encoding ABC transporter ATP-binding protein is translated as MTSSSLDVSPPVVQFDHLSKQFRVQGEPLTVIDDFSLSIHSGELVAIVGSSGCGKSTLLRMLVGLDNDYQGRVLVEGKTVRGIGRERGMVFQEPRLFPWLTVRQNIALGLANESISEKERKRLIDHFIQLVHLQDFADALPAQLSGGMAQRVAIARGLVANPRILMLDEPFGALDALTRQQMQQELRRIHQAEGTTTLLVTHDVEEAVYLADRVVVLAPRPGRIRQIATISLPHPRQRDSQDFHQQCSDLLALLTQPADTAAIPSL